A segment of the Candidatus Pelagisphaera phototrophica genome:
CCCGCGATTCGATTCGATCACTAGGATTTGTTCCCGTCCCCCTTTCTGAGTAGCGTGTGATGTTAGAGGATTCAATATTGAGTTGTAATAAGACCACGCTTCGCTACACCCAGCCAGCATGTCCCGAAATGGCAGACCTGACACTGGCGAAATCCACTATGACCTACCGTCACCGTACGTGCCTCACGCTTGCGGCCTACTTCACTTACCCCGATTTATAGCCAAAGCGAAACGTCACGTAAAAGACGAGCTCGGCAGATCCTACCAACGAAACTATAAAAAGGGCTTCGATCGGTTTATCTGCCTACATCTCGGTATCGACCCAGACACCGTTGAAGAAATCGTAAGAGAAAGCTCCAGCGACGAGGAAATCGACAATCGTCTCGCTGGGATTTTTCCTTCGGATCTTCGCGTCGAGAAGTGGAATAGAGAGTTGGTCCAAAAAGGGATGAGCGAAATGGGTCGCGAGGCGCTTACAAGCGCGAAGCGAAAAATGGGCATCGATGATCGTACCGACCTGATCAGCTTCGCCGACATGATCGAATTTGACGAAGAGCGAATTCAGTGAGTAATCCGAACCTTTCCCTTAGAGGCTTTCTATGAGCGACTCTTCAAATCGAGATCCAATCATTTGCACCAGCAACTCAGCCCAGCTTAGAGGGTGCCATGAGATTTCGTTTCCTTCCAGCAGTCCCGACTGCCCCGACCTGCCCTTAATCGTAGCTTATACTTTACCGAGCGGCGCTATCAAATCGACGCGAGGCTTTTTGACAGGCGACGGCTTAATGAAAGCGCGTTGCTACATTAACGAAGAGGGGGTGTGGTCTTGGGAGGCAAAAAACATGGAAGGCCGATGCATCAAAACAGGGGCTTTCCACGCGAGTCCATCTCCACTGCCAGGGAAATTGACGATCTCTAAAAAAGACCCAAGACAGTTTCAATACGACAGTGGGAAGTGGTATTTAAACTTTTGCGACACTGCCTTCCGGTTGTTTGCGAATGAGGAGAATCGCTGGAAACCCTATATTGATCAGGCCGCCCAAGCGGGTTTCAATCGAATTCGATCGTGGCTCGCCCCATCCCCAGATTACCTTTTTCAGCCGGATCGAAAACGACTCAACCTCGAAGTCTGGGACGAGATCGACCTACGGCTCAACTACGCGCTTCAGAGGCATCCGGAAATTCAATTTGAGATTATTCTCTACGGGCCAGAATTCGAGGAGTTGAAACGACTCGAAGAGGGAGAACCCAGCGCCCATTCCGCCCTGCGATACGCGATTGAACGATTTGCGGCCCTGCCGAACGTCCATTGGTCGATCGCAAACGACCTAACTGGGGAAGATCCTGCTTGGGAGGACGCCCTCGTCATGGTCGGAGAAATCCTAGCAGGAAATGACCCATGGTATTCCCTCATCACATCATGCGGAAAGAGATTCGATCCCCCCACCTTGACTTCCAAAAAATGGATTTCCTTTCTGTCTATCTTCTCCCTCGGTCAAATAACAGGTGAAAAGTCCTTAGTAGCCAGGGCAACTGAAAGGAAACCCGTTGCGCTGGCTCAAGATCGCGGAGAACAGGAATACCCGCCCCGATTTCCTCGGTACTATTTTCGCCGGCTGTTTTGGGGAACGATCCTATCGGGTGCCCTACCATCATACTCTGGCTTAATTTCCTCGGAGCCCTTCGACCGCAATCAGCGAGGCATAGATGGGTATTACGATGCCTGCAATTCCGGCCGCCTCCGATTCGGAGCCCATGACATCCTTCAGGTAAAGAAGTTTTTTAATGACACTAAAATCAGCCTAGAAAACTGGATTCCCAACGATGCGATCACCGGAAGCAACCCGCTGCTGGCGAAGTCCATCTTGTCCAGTAACCATACCGAATGTATCGCCTACATCGCGAATCCAGAATCATTAGCGGAACACAATCCAGACGGCTATTACGGCATTCCTTCAGACGAATCGACCGACTCCAGTGAAACCTTCACGACCGCAACTCTCGAACTACCCTTTTCCAGCGGAGTAATCAAATGGTACAACCCCATGACGGGCCTCTGGAAGGGGGAGGCAGAAATAACGAAAAACTCTACGACGCTTCTAACTCCAGCACCGGGCGACTGGGTCGTCTGGGCCAAGCGTGGTTGAAGGCTTGGACTCCGCTGCTTAGCAAACTCTATCAGGATCTGGGTCATTCACTATGAACAAGATTGCAATCCTGCAAGTGATCGTGCAACGACTGGAGTCCGATCTCGAACAAGCTACCGATGCCGCCATCGAGTCGGCTGAATCCGCAACTCACGAAGAGTCGAGGGCGGAAGGAAAATATGATACTCGAGGATTGGAAACAACCTACTTGGCAAGCGGTCAAGCGCGTCATGCCGTCGAATTACGGGAGAGCCTAGCCGCTGTAAAAAACTTTAGTCTGCCCGACTTCACCCAATCCTCTCCTATTGCGCTCGGGGCCCTCGTAACTTTGCTATCTTCGCAAGGCCGGGAAATCTTCTTTCTCGCTCCTGGAATGGGAGGTATGGAAATTCCTTGTGATGACAATTCAACGATAACCGTCATTTCATCAAGGTCTCCCATTGGAAATGAGTTGTTAGGAAAAAGTGTTGGCAACCGCATTCAAGCAGGCGGCGGCAAAACCATCATCCGCATCTCTTGAATCGATGCACAAAAAATCAGGGAATCACCAAGAACATACCCGGCTGCAATTGCCTTTCACTTGGCAAAACCGAGCTATTTGCCTCTAGGATCTCCATCCAGCGACCTCCA
Coding sequences within it:
- a CDS encoding DUF5069 domain-containing protein — translated: MSRNGRPDTGEIHYDLPSPYVPHACGLLHLPRFIAKAKRHVKDELGRSYQRNYKKGFDRFICLHLGIDPDTVEEIVRESSSDEEIDNRLAGIFPSDLRVEKWNRELVQKGMSEMGREALTSAKRKMGIDDRTDLISFADMIEFDEERIQ
- a CDS encoding DUF4038 domain-containing protein translates to MSDSSNRDPIICTSNSAQLRGCHEISFPSSSPDCPDLPLIVAYTLPSGAIKSTRGFLTGDGLMKARCYINEEGVWSWEAKNMEGRCIKTGAFHASPSPLPGKLTISKKDPRQFQYDSGKWYLNFCDTAFRLFANEENRWKPYIDQAAQAGFNRIRSWLAPSPDYLFQPDRKRLNLEVWDEIDLRLNYALQRHPEIQFEIILYGPEFEELKRLEEGEPSAHSALRYAIERFAALPNVHWSIANDLTGEDPAWEDALVMVGEILAGNDPWYSLITSCGKRFDPPTLTSKKWISFLSIFSLGQITGEKSLVARATERKPVALAQDRGEQEYPPRFPRYYFRRLFWGTILSGALPSYSGLISSEPFDRNQRGIDGYYDACNSGRLRFGAHDILQVKKFFNDTKISLENWIPNDAITGSNPLLAKSILSSNHTECIAYIANPESLAEHNPDGYYGIPSDESTDSSETFTTATLELPFSSGVIKWYNPMTGLWKGEAEITKNSTTLLTPAPGDWVVWAKRG